The following coding sequences lie in one Caproicibacterium argilliputei genomic window:
- a CDS encoding branched-chain amino acid aminotransferase, which produces MQEIRYELTKTPKKKPAPGDSLPFGTIFTDHMFVMDYTEGTGWHDPRIVPYAPLQLDPAAMVLHYAQESFEGMKAYRTPDGSIQLFRPEKNAARFQSTHERMCMPVVPEQDFVEAIKALVKVEKDWVPTLPGESLYIRPFCIATEAHLGVKPSETYQFIIICCPVAAYYKTGLNPVKIYVEDKYVRATPGGTGYIKCGGNYAASLISQETAEKLGYSQTLWLDGVERKYVEEVGSMNCFFKIDGTVYTAPTVGTVLPGITRMSCIELLKKWGYTVSVDRLPIADVMKAGKAGKLEEVFGTGTAAVISPVGELRYEGEVARINGGKTGALTQKLYDTLTGIQWGKLPDDMGWTTKVC; this is translated from the coding sequence ATGCAGGAAATCCGCTATGAACTGACAAAAACGCCAAAGAAAAAGCCGGCACCGGGCGACTCGCTGCCGTTTGGCACCATCTTTACAGACCATATGTTTGTAATGGATTATACGGAAGGTACGGGTTGGCACGACCCACGCATTGTTCCGTATGCGCCGCTGCAGCTTGACCCGGCTGCCATGGTTCTGCATTATGCACAGGAGTCTTTTGAAGGAATGAAGGCATATCGCACGCCGGACGGTTCCATTCAGCTGTTCCGTCCCGAAAAGAACGCAGCGCGCTTTCAGTCTACCCATGAGCGTATGTGTATGCCGGTTGTGCCGGAGCAGGACTTTGTCGAGGCCATCAAGGCGCTGGTCAAGGTGGAAAAGGACTGGGTGCCAACTCTGCCGGGCGAGTCCCTGTACATTCGTCCGTTCTGCATTGCAACGGAAGCACACCTGGGTGTTAAGCCCTCTGAAACTTATCAGTTTATCATCATCTGCTGCCCGGTGGCGGCTTACTACAAGACTGGCCTGAATCCGGTGAAAATTTACGTGGAGGACAAGTATGTCCGCGCAACACCCGGTGGAACCGGCTACATCAAGTGCGGCGGCAACTATGCGGCATCCTTGATTTCACAGGAAACTGCTGAAAAACTCGGCTACAGCCAGACACTTTGGCTGGACGGTGTGGAGCGCAAGTATGTGGAGGAAGTCGGTTCCATGAACTGCTTCTTTAAAATTGACGGTACGGTTTACACAGCGCCAACCGTGGGCACGGTGCTGCCCGGCATTACCCGGATGTCTTGCATCGAATTGCTGAAAAAGTGGGGATACACCGTTTCCGTTGACCGTCTGCCGATTGCGGATGTCATGAAGGCCGGCAAAGCAGGCAAACTGGAAGAAGTTTTTGGCACCGGTACGGCGGCGGTCATTTCGCCGGTTGGTGAGCTGCGCTACGAAGGGGAGGTTGCGCGGATTAACGGCGGCAAGACCGGCGCGCTGACTCAGAAGCTGTATGATACGCTTACGGGAATCCAGTGGGGCAAACTGCCGGATGACATGGGCTGGACCACCAAGGTCTGCTGA
- a CDS encoding RluA family pseudouridine synthase, whose amino-acid sequence MRELSFTVPERYEGVSVRGFLRGPCGVSARLLAQCKRVEQGICVAGEQKIATDKLHAGEVVVLRLPQEQEGLPVHPNGAAPLAVLYEDASVLAVNKPAGMILYARAGQMTGTLRDVALTYLEARGEMPVFHPLYRLDRDTTGLVLLAKDRYSASAVPPTVQKVYWAVCEGTLSGSGTIEKPIGLQAGSKVRQCVCAEGRPSVTHWQAAAAGQGHTLVRCVLDTGRTHQIRVHMASIGHPLAGDDFYGGNRALIDRQALHCASARFVSPAAGEQNVRAPLPADYHALLCRLQLSAPELE is encoded by the coding sequence ATGCGGGAATTATCCTTTACGGTGCCGGAGCGGTACGAAGGTGTCAGCGTGCGTGGCTTTCTGCGCGGACCGTGTGGCGTGTCTGCACGTCTGTTGGCACAGTGCAAGCGCGTGGAGCAGGGCATTTGCGTTGCGGGGGAGCAAAAGATTGCCACGGATAAGCTGCACGCCGGCGAGGTAGTTGTCCTGCGCTTACCGCAGGAACAGGAGGGGCTGCCGGTGCATCCCAACGGCGCGGCGCCGCTTGCGGTGCTGTATGAGGATGCTTCGGTTCTGGCGGTGAACAAACCCGCCGGCATGATTCTGTATGCGCGGGCAGGACAGATGACCGGTACCTTGCGGGATGTTGCGTTGACCTATCTGGAAGCCCGTGGGGAAATGCCGGTGTTCCATCCGCTTTACCGGCTGGATCGTGACACCACCGGCCTTGTACTGCTGGCGAAAGACCGCTACAGCGCGTCGGCTGTACCGCCAACAGTGCAGAAAGTGTATTGGGCGGTCTGTGAAGGAACGCTCTCCGGCAGTGGCACGATTGAAAAACCAATTGGCCTGCAGGCAGGCAGTAAGGTACGCCAGTGCGTGTGCGCAGAGGGGCGGCCGTCGGTGACGCACTGGCAGGCGGCCGCGGCCGGGCAGGGGCACACGCTGGTGCGGTGTGTGCTTGACACCGGACGCACCCACCAGATTCGCGTGCATATGGCTTCCATCGGACACCCGCTTGCCGGGGATGATTTTTATGGCGGCAACCGGGCGCTCATCGACCGACAGGCGCTGCATTGCGCTTCGGCGCGGTTTGTTTCGCCTGCCGCAGGCGAGCAGAACGTTCGTGCGCCGCTTCCAGCGGATTATCATGCGCTGCTGTGCCGCCTGCAGCTTTCTGCGCCGGAGCTGGAGTAG
- a CDS encoding S-ribosylhomocysteine lyase yields MKQIASFCVDHNLLTPGIYTSRVDGDITTYDIRMRTPNKPPFLEQAAMHTIEHLFATAARNGRFAQQIIYFGPMGCRTGFYLLVRDLSPANSIVLIQETFRQIADWQGEIPGAKAAECGNYLEHDLAGAVREAKQFLPVISHWCVSDLVYKS; encoded by the coding sequence ATGAAGCAAATCGCAAGCTTTTGCGTTGACCACAATCTGCTGACGCCCGGAATTTATACGTCCCGTGTGGACGGAGACATCACGACCTATGACATTCGTATGCGCACACCAAACAAGCCGCCGTTTTTAGAGCAGGCGGCGATGCACACGATTGAGCATCTTTTTGCAACGGCGGCTCGCAACGGACGCTTCGCGCAGCAGATTATTTATTTTGGCCCCATGGGCTGCCGCACGGGCTTTTACCTGCTGGTTCGGGATCTTTCTCCGGCGAATTCGATTGTGTTGATTCAGGAAACTTTTCGGCAGATTGCAGACTGGCAGGGCGAAATTCCGGGAGCAAAAGCAGCGGAATGCGGAAACTATTTGGAGCATGACCTTGCAGGCGCGGTGCGGGAAGCCAAGCAATTTCTGCCGGTGATTTCGCATTGGTGTGTTTCTGATTTGGTTTATAAATCGTAA
- a CDS encoding M23 family metallopeptidase, whose amino-acid sequence MESENQNAESQQTRQERNRRCALLLHFAKKSILPVLAMLVVAGSSYTAHAWSAEVHHAQLQPHMAASATAQTVRKAALRFALSDGPVSVRTSATELLLAENAPAVKQQAVGLYVDDNFIGAVYDEDKLRQMLLNVLNNAKTATHGTDAAFLNRIAIVPGQYEQTAVVTDDAMMVLLSGNRRQTKTYTVLRGDTVASIAKKNNLSEAALAQANQGLNLQSLHAGDVIQLELPQKVLSVQTTRTESKTTSVAFAQQTVLSEDLYDDQTVVKTKGETGLKTTTYEVTCVNGQETARRTLQEKQNRAPVTQVSVKGTKTRASAAGTATGYFLWPTPTLTSITSGYGARWGSFHYGLDLSGANATGQPIYAADGGTVVTAGFDAGGYGNYVVIDHGNGFESIYGHASKLLVSQGEKVAQGQLIALVGSTGRSTGAHCHFEVHKNGAKMNPTGLISTDSSKLVSYTGEALDTAQVQAMVRAAKVSSQSSLNAYQKSSAVKQ is encoded by the coding sequence ATGGAGTCAGAAAATCAGAATGCAGAAAGTCAGCAGACGCGGCAGGAAAGAAACAGAAGATGTGCTCTTTTGCTGCACTTTGCAAAAAAATCGATTCTGCCGGTGCTGGCTATGTTGGTTGTAGCGGGGTCTTCGTACACAGCGCACGCATGGTCGGCAGAGGTTCATCATGCACAACTGCAGCCGCATATGGCTGCGTCTGCCACAGCACAGACTGTGCGAAAGGCCGCCCTGCGCTTTGCTTTATCAGATGGGCCGGTGTCTGTGCGCACCAGCGCAACCGAACTGCTGCTTGCGGAAAACGCTCCGGCGGTGAAGCAGCAGGCAGTTGGTCTTTATGTGGATGATAATTTTATTGGCGCGGTTTATGACGAGGATAAACTACGGCAAATGCTTCTCAATGTACTGAATAACGCAAAAACTGCGACACATGGTACGGATGCCGCCTTTCTGAACCGGATTGCCATTGTACCGGGGCAGTATGAGCAGACAGCGGTTGTGACCGATGATGCGATGATGGTTCTGCTTTCCGGCAACCGCCGCCAAACCAAAACCTATACGGTTTTGCGCGGCGATACGGTGGCTTCCATTGCGAAAAAGAACAACCTTTCGGAAGCTGCGCTTGCGCAGGCGAACCAGGGGCTGAATCTGCAGAGCCTGCACGCGGGCGATGTGATTCAGTTGGAACTGCCGCAGAAGGTACTGTCGGTACAAACCACACGGACGGAGTCGAAAACAACGTCGGTGGCGTTTGCACAGCAGACGGTTCTTTCCGAGGATTTGTACGATGACCAAACGGTGGTCAAGACCAAAGGGGAAACCGGGCTGAAAACCACCACATATGAAGTGACGTGTGTAAACGGTCAGGAAACCGCCAGGCGTACCTTGCAGGAGAAGCAGAATCGCGCGCCGGTCACGCAGGTGTCGGTCAAGGGAACCAAAACGCGTGCGAGCGCAGCGGGTACGGCCACTGGTTATTTTTTGTGGCCGACGCCGACGCTGACGAGCATTACGTCCGGTTATGGCGCGCGGTGGGGCTCTTTCCACTATGGGCTGGATCTTTCCGGCGCGAATGCGACAGGGCAGCCAATTTATGCTGCGGATGGCGGTACCGTGGTGACTGCCGGTTTCGATGCCGGTGGTTACGGCAATTATGTGGTTATTGACCATGGAAACGGTTTTGAAAGCATTTACGGTCATGCCAGCAAATTACTGGTTTCGCAAGGAGAAAAAGTAGCGCAGGGTCAGCTGATTGCACTGGTGGGCAGTACCGGGCGTTCAACCGGTGCGCACTGCCACTTTGAAGTACACAAAAACGGTGCAAAAATGAACCCAACCGGTCTGATTTCCACAGATTCCTCAAAGTTGGTTTCTTATACTGGAGAAGCACTGGACACAGCGCAGGTGCAGGCAATGGTGCGCGCGGCCAAAGTCAGCAGCCAGTCGAGTTTAAACGCCTACCAGAAAAGCAGTGCCGTCAAACAGTGA
- a CDS encoding UDP-N-acetylglucosamine 1-carboxyvinyltransferase has translation MDKFLINGGKQLKGEVMISGAKNAAIAIIPAAILSDEPCRIENVPHIKDVNAMVGILHDMGADIRWMNRSTLQVDARPINTYVASYELARQMRGSYYLLGALLGRFHHAVVSMPGGCDFGVRPIDQHLKGFSALGAEYTLEGGMVNVSAQELRGSSIYLDVVSVGATINIMLAAVKASGVTVIENAAKEPHIVDLANFLNTMGADIRGAGTDVIKVYGVEHLRGVTYSIIPDQIEAGTYMVAGAATHGDVTVTNVIPKHLESITAKLEEMGLEVTEYDEAVRVRYVGKLNKCNIKTMPHPGFPTDMQPQITVLLSLANGTSIVNESIWDNRFRYVDELKRMGAQVSVDGKLAVVEGIDHLNAAPVKATDLRAGAALIIAALAAHGTSEIERIRNIERGYEHIVEKLQGIGAEIRRVTVQDKEEAQAV, from the coding sequence TTGGACAAGTTCTTGATTAACGGCGGCAAACAGCTGAAAGGAGAGGTGATGATCAGCGGTGCCAAAAATGCGGCCATCGCGATTATCCCCGCAGCGATTCTTTCAGATGAACCTTGCAGAATAGAAAATGTTCCGCATATTAAAGATGTCAACGCAATGGTTGGCATTCTGCACGACATGGGGGCGGATATCCGCTGGATGAACCGCTCGACGCTGCAGGTGGATGCGCGCCCCATTAACACGTACGTGGCTTCCTATGAGCTGGCGCGCCAGATGCGCGGCTCCTATTATCTTCTGGGGGCGCTGCTTGGGCGCTTTCACCATGCGGTAGTTTCCATGCCGGGCGGCTGTGACTTCGGCGTGCGGCCGATTGACCAGCATTTGAAAGGCTTTTCTGCACTTGGCGCGGAATATACGCTGGAAGGCGGCATGGTCAATGTTTCCGCACAGGAGTTGCGCGGCAGCAGCATTTATCTGGATGTGGTTTCGGTTGGAGCAACCATCAACATCATGCTTGCCGCAGTGAAGGCTTCTGGTGTGACTGTGATTGAAAATGCAGCGAAAGAGCCGCATATCGTTGATTTGGCAAATTTCCTGAACACGATGGGGGCGGATATCCGCGGGGCAGGCACGGATGTTATCAAGGTCTACGGCGTGGAACATCTGCGCGGTGTGACGTACTCCATTATTCCCGACCAGATTGAGGCGGGCACATACATGGTCGCCGGGGCGGCCACGCACGGGGATGTGACCGTGACCAACGTGATTCCCAAGCATTTGGAATCCATCACGGCAAAACTGGAGGAAATGGGGCTGGAAGTAACCGAATATGATGAGGCAGTGCGGGTGCGCTATGTGGGCAAGCTGAACAAGTGTAACATCAAGACGATGCCGCATCCGGGTTTCCCTACGGATATGCAGCCGCAAATTACGGTTTTGCTTTCGCTTGCAAACGGAACCAGCATTGTTAACGAAAGTATATGGGACAACCGCTTCCGTTATGTGGATGAACTCAAACGTATGGGTGCGCAGGTTTCTGTTGACGGGAAACTGGCAGTTGTGGAGGGAATCGATCACCTGAATGCGGCTCCTGTAAAGGCAACGGATTTGCGTGCCGGCGCAGCTTTGATTATTGCAGCTCTGGCGGCGCACGGAACCTCTGAAATTGAGCGGATTCGCAATATTGAGCGCGGCTACGAGCATATCGTCGAAAAGCTGCAGGGAATTGGAGCGGAAATCCGCCGCGTTACCGTGCAGGACAAGGAAGAAGCGCAGGCTGTCTGA
- a CDS encoding MBL fold metallo-hydrolase translates to MARFCPLFSGSSGNSYYIGSATEGILMDAGRSAKQISEKLDLCGIPREAVRGIFVTHEHTDHVQGLRVLAGRLKVPVFASAGTMQALDQMGILNGKFPVQVLDEQGTDFAGMRIRPFHTSHDCAEGYGYCVETADDHRVAFATDLGYYSDEVQEHITGSELIVLESNHDIGMLQNGPYPYPLKRRILSDRGHLSNAACSEAVTGLVRSGTARIFLAHLSKENNTPDLARATSLCALSQMGAEQGRDFLLEVAPRENPGKVTVF, encoded by the coding sequence ATGGCCAGATTTTGTCCGTTGTTCAGCGGCAGCAGCGGAAACAGTTATTACATAGGCTCTGCTACGGAAGGCATTTTGATGGATGCGGGGCGCAGTGCCAAGCAGATTTCCGAGAAGCTGGATCTCTGCGGGATTCCGCGAGAGGCAGTTCGCGGTATTTTCGTTACCCATGAGCATACCGACCATGTGCAGGGGTTGCGCGTGCTGGCAGGGCGGCTGAAAGTGCCTGTGTTCGCTTCTGCCGGAACCATGCAGGCACTGGATCAAATGGGGATTCTAAATGGAAAGTTTCCTGTACAGGTGCTTGATGAGCAGGGCACAGACTTTGCCGGGATGCGGATTCGCCCGTTCCATACGTCACATGACTGCGCGGAAGGGTACGGTTACTGTGTGGAAACAGCAGATGACCACCGCGTCGCCTTTGCAACGGATTTAGGGTACTATTCCGATGAAGTGCAGGAGCACATTACCGGTTCGGAGCTGATTGTTTTGGAGTCAAACCATGATATTGGTATGCTGCAGAACGGCCCGTATCCGTATCCGCTCAAACGCCGTATCCTTTCGGATCGCGGGCATCTTTCCAACGCGGCCTGTTCGGAAGCAGTCACTGGTTTGGTTCGCAGCGGAACGGCGCGGATTTTTCTGGCGCATTTGAGTAAGGAAAACAATACGCCCGATCTTGCGCGTGCCACAAGCCTTTGCGCGCTTTCACAAATGGGTGCCGAGCAGGGCAGAGATTTTCTGCTGGAAGTGGCACCGCGTGAGAATCCGGGAAAGGTGACGGTGTTTTAG
- a CDS encoding 23S rRNA (pseudouridine(1915)-N(3))-methyltransferase RlmH: protein MQKVQIVCIGKLKETYWRQACAEYEKRLRPFVDFQIRELPECRLPDAPSQAQIDAALEEEAVRILEACRGGEVIPLCIEGKALDSPMLAAHLQQAANESAGRISFVIGSSFGLASSVKQAGRLRLSMSPMTFPHQLARVMLCEQIYRAYQILHHGKYHK from the coding sequence ATGCAGAAAGTGCAGATTGTCTGCATTGGCAAGCTGAAAGAAACCTATTGGCGGCAGGCGTGTGCAGAGTATGAAAAACGGCTGCGTCCGTTTGTGGATTTTCAGATTCGGGAACTGCCGGAATGCCGCCTGCCGGATGCTCCGTCGCAGGCACAGATTGACGCAGCGCTGGAAGAAGAAGCGGTGCGGATTCTGGAAGCCTGCCGTGGCGGCGAGGTGATTCCGCTTTGCATTGAGGGCAAAGCGTTGGATTCCCCTATGCTGGCGGCACATTTGCAGCAGGCGGCAAATGAAAGTGCCGGGCGCATATCCTTTGTGATTGGCAGCAGCTTCGGCTTGGCTTCTTCTGTTAAGCAGGCCGGGCGGCTGCGCCTTTCTATGTCGCCCATGACATTTCCGCACCAGCTGGCGCGAGTGATGCTCTGTGAGCAGATTTACCGGGCATATCAGATTTTGCATCACGGAAAGTATCATAAATAA
- the gdhA gene encoding NADP-specific glutamate dehydrogenase, translated as MSYVSRTLETVLQKNPGEAEFHQAVTEVLQSLEPVLAKHPEYEKAGILERLTEPDRAIRFRVTWVDDNGNVQVNRGYRVQFNAAIGPYKGGLRLHPSVNFGILKFLGFEQIFKNSLTGLPIGGGKGGSDFDPKGKSDREVMAFCQSFMTELYRYIGPDTDVPAGDIGVGAREIGYLFGQYKRIRNEFSGVLTGKGLTYGGSLARTQATGYGLLYFTNAMLQANGKSLAGKRVVISGAGNVAIYAAEKAIALGAKPVTMSDSTGWVYDPEGIDLNAIKEIKEVNRARLTEYRKYRPNAEYHEGRGVWTVPCDIALPCATQNELNLEDAKALVKNGCFAVAEGANMPSTLEAIACLQENGILFGPAKAANAGGVATSALEMSQNSMRYSWTFDEVDSKLKSIMENIFANTAAAAKEYSKPTDYVSGANIAGFLKIADAMLAQGAV; from the coding sequence ATGTCGTATGTAAGCAGAACACTGGAAACCGTTTTGCAGAAAAACCCGGGCGAAGCGGAATTCCACCAGGCTGTTACCGAAGTGCTCCAGTCGCTGGAGCCGGTTCTAGCCAAACATCCGGAGTACGAAAAAGCCGGTATCTTGGAGCGCCTGACCGAACCGGATCGTGCGATTCGGTTCCGCGTCACCTGGGTGGATGACAACGGAAATGTGCAGGTAAACCGCGGCTACCGCGTGCAGTTTAACGCCGCCATCGGCCCCTATAAAGGCGGTCTGCGGCTGCACCCCAGTGTGAACTTCGGGATTCTGAAGTTTTTGGGCTTTGAGCAGATTTTCAAAAACAGCCTGACCGGCCTGCCCATCGGCGGCGGCAAGGGCGGCTCTGACTTCGACCCGAAGGGCAAATCAGACCGGGAGGTCATGGCGTTCTGCCAGTCCTTCATGACAGAACTCTACCGTTACATAGGACCGGACACTGACGTACCTGCCGGCGACATCGGCGTCGGTGCGCGGGAAATCGGCTATCTGTTCGGTCAGTACAAGCGCATCCGCAACGAGTTTTCCGGTGTGCTCACCGGTAAGGGACTGACCTATGGCGGCAGTCTGGCGCGCACGCAGGCCACCGGCTACGGTCTGCTGTACTTCACAAACGCCATGCTGCAGGCAAATGGGAAGTCCCTGGCAGGCAAGCGCGTTGTAATTTCGGGTGCAGGCAACGTGGCGATTTACGCCGCAGAAAAGGCAATTGCGCTGGGCGCAAAGCCTGTGACCATGAGCGACTCAACCGGCTGGGTGTATGATCCGGAAGGCATCGACTTGAATGCCATCAAGGAAATCAAAGAAGTGAACCGCGCCCGCCTGACCGAGTACAGAAAATACCGCCCGAATGCCGAATACCACGAGGGGCGTGGCGTCTGGACAGTGCCGTGCGACATTGCGCTGCCCTGTGCCACCCAGAACGAGCTGAACCTGGAAGACGCCAAAGCACTGGTGAAAAACGGCTGCTTCGCCGTCGCTGAGGGTGCCAATATGCCGAGTACGCTAGAGGCAATTGCCTGCCTGCAGGAAAACGGCATTCTGTTTGGGCCGGCAAAAGCGGCAAATGCCGGCGGCGTTGCCACCAGCGCGCTGGAAATGAGCCAGAACAGTATGCGCTACAGCTGGACTTTTGACGAAGTGGACAGCAAACTGAAATCGATTATGGAGAACATCTTTGCCAACACCGCGGCGGCAGCAAAGGAATACAGCAAGCCGACGGATTACGTCAGCGGCGCCAATATTGCCGGTTTCCTGAAAATTGCGGATGCGATGCTTGCGCAAGGTGCCGTCTGA
- the dapF gene encoding diaminopimelate epimerase, with amino-acid sequence MKFTKMQGIGNDYIYINCFQEKVENPSELSVRLSDRRFGIGSDGIILIKPSSKADCEMDIYNADGSRAMMCGNGIRCVGKYVYDRGICRKNPLRVDTQSGVKTLYLHVENGAVQTVRVDMGAPILAPAEIPVTLPGERAVNVPYTVSGREEHITCVSMGNPHCVLFVEDVDALNLEKIGPAFEHAPIFPQRVNTEFIQVLSDREVRMRVWERGSGETWACGTGACAAAVACALNGKTGRKVLLHLRGGDLTVTWEETSGTVFMEGPAAFVFDGTVDV; translated from the coding sequence ATGAAATTCACAAAGATGCAGGGAATCGGCAACGATTACATCTACATCAACTGCTTCCAGGAAAAAGTGGAAAACCCATCCGAGCTGAGCGTACGGTTGAGCGACCGCCGCTTCGGAATCGGTTCGGACGGCATCATTTTGATTAAACCGAGCAGCAAAGCAGACTGCGAGATGGACATTTATAACGCGGACGGTTCCCGTGCCATGATGTGCGGAAACGGCATCCGATGCGTCGGCAAATATGTTTATGATCGCGGCATTTGCAGGAAAAATCCTCTGCGTGTCGATACCCAGAGCGGCGTGAAAACGCTGTACCTGCACGTCGAAAACGGCGCGGTACAGACCGTGCGTGTGGACATGGGAGCACCGATTCTTGCGCCTGCGGAAATTCCGGTGACGCTGCCGGGCGAACGTGCGGTGAACGTGCCGTACACAGTCAGTGGCAGGGAAGAGCACATCACCTGCGTTTCCATGGGAAACCCGCACTGCGTGCTTTTTGTGGAAGATGTAGATGCGCTGAATTTGGAGAAAATCGGCCCGGCGTTTGAGCACGCGCCGATTTTTCCGCAGCGTGTCAATACGGAATTTATTCAGGTGCTCAGTGACCGGGAAGTCAGGATGCGCGTCTGGGAGCGCGGCTCAGGAGAAACCTGGGCGTGCGGCACCGGCGCTTGCGCGGCGGCGGTGGCCTGCGCGCTGAACGGAAAGACCGGACGGAAGGTTTTGCTGCACCTGCGCGGCGGGGATTTGACCGTCACTTGGGAGGAAACCTCCGGAACGGTCTTTATGGAAGGCCCGGCGGCATTCGTCTTTGACGGTACAGTGGATGTGTGA
- a CDS encoding LL-diaminopimelate aminotransferase — protein sequence MVKVNENFVKLPASYLFVEIANKVNAFQQKNPEKEILRLGIGDVTRPLVKPVVDAMKQAADEMGQAETFRGYGPEAGYAFLRETIAAHDYQNLGISADEIFVSDGAKSDTGSIGDIFGLDNTVAVCDPVYPVYVDTNVMAGRAGDFTEGKGWSKIVYMPCLEENYFLPALPETVPDLIYLCFPNNPSGVSMPKSQLQMWVNYANEHGSVILYDAAYEAFVVTPGVPHSIFECEGAKTCAIEFRSFSKTAGFTGTRCAFTVIPKELKADGVSLNRLWDRRQSTKMNGVSYPVQRAAEAVYSSEGQKLVRENIAYYQNNARIILEGLKKAGFTVYGGVDSPYVWMKVPQGMTSWQFFDELLTKCAVVGTPGSGFGLHGEGFFRLTSFNTKENTEKAVQRIVEQFK from the coding sequence ATGGTAAAAGTCAATGAGAATTTTGTGAAGCTTCCGGCAAGTTATTTGTTTGTGGAGATTGCGAATAAAGTCAATGCATTTCAGCAGAAAAACCCGGAAAAGGAAATCCTGCGGCTGGGAATTGGCGATGTGACCCGCCCGCTGGTAAAGCCGGTGGTGGACGCCATGAAACAGGCCGCGGATGAAATGGGACAGGCGGAAACCTTTCGCGGTTACGGTCCGGAGGCAGGCTATGCGTTTCTGCGGGAAACCATTGCCGCACACGATTATCAGAATCTGGGCATTTCGGCGGATGAAATTTTTGTAAGCGACGGCGCCAAAAGCGATACCGGCTCCATCGGCGATATTTTTGGTCTGGACAACACTGTCGCGGTGTGCGACCCGGTTTATCCGGTTTATGTGGACACCAATGTCATGGCGGGCCGCGCGGGTGACTTTACCGAGGGAAAAGGTTGGAGCAAGATTGTGTATATGCCTTGCTTGGAGGAAAACTATTTTTTGCCCGCCCTTCCGGAAACCGTGCCGGATCTCATTTATCTCTGCTTTCCGAACAATCCCTCCGGTGTGAGTATGCCCAAGTCGCAGCTGCAGATGTGGGTGAACTATGCGAATGAACATGGCTCTGTCATTCTTTATGATGCTGCTTACGAGGCATTTGTTGTAACACCCGGCGTGCCGCACAGCATTTTTGAGTGTGAAGGGGCGAAGACTTGTGCCATTGAGTTTCGCAGCTTTTCCAAGACAGCCGGTTTTACCGGTACGCGCTGCGCGTTTACCGTGATTCCTAAGGAACTGAAAGCAGACGGCGTTTCTTTGAACCGCCTGTGGGATCGCCGCCAGTCCACCAAGATGAACGGTGTGTCTTACCCGGTGCAGCGTGCCGCGGAGGCGGTTTACTCATCGGAAGGGCAGAAGCTGGTGCGCGAAAACATCGCGTATTATCAGAATAACGCCCGCATTATTTTGGAGGGCTTAAAAAAGGCGGGCTTCACCGTTTACGGCGGTGTGGACTCCCCTTATGTATGGATGAAGGTTCCGCAGGGCATGACCAGCTGGCAGTTCTTTGACGAATTGCTGACGAAGTGCGCGGTGGTTGGTACACCCGGCTCCGGCTTTGGTCTGCATGGGGAGGGCTTCTTCCGTCTTACTTCCTTTAACACAAAGGAAAACACAGAAAAAGCAGTTCAGCGCATTGTTGAACAGTTCAAATAG